The genomic stretch TACAGTTTCATCAAAATGATATCAGTCATCGAAGACACACGCATATCACGCCACGCTTCCCCATAATCATGGTTTTTATTTTCCAGCAGTCCCCTTGTAGCGTCCACCCACTTTTCATATAGCGGTTCCAGCTCTTCATACCCTAATTCCAACCGCTCATCATTTATTAAATCCAATTGGATCAAGGCGATCAGGCAATAATTGACAATACCTATAAATTCATCCTGCACCGGATCCTGTACCCGCTGGGTTCCTTTATCTTGGATAGAACGGATGCGCTGGGCTTTGATAAAAATCTGATCGGTAATGGACGATAAGCGCAACACTCTCCACGCCGTCCCATAATCGACGGTTTTCTTCTTAAAAAGTTCTTTACAAAGGGTAATAACTTGATTATATTCGCTAACAGTTTGCGTTTTCAAAGCAATGATTGATTTTAATGAAAGATACTCCGAACTCATCTTCAGAGACCGAAGATAAATTATTTCCCTCAAAAATAACACTCCAAATCAAAGGAAAGCTTATTCTATTGGATGATCCTTGTGTAATGGGCATTCTCAATGTCACACCGGATTCATTTTATTCAGAAAGCCGCATCAGCCCCGATGAAAATAAATTGTTACAAAAAGCAGAAAAGCTACTTGGTGAAGGTGCGGCCATCCTTGACCTTGGAGGATACAGCAGTAGGCCCGGCGCCGCTGAAGTGACTACAGAAGATGAGATAAACCGCATTCTCCCCGCTGTAAAAGCCTTGAAAAAACACTTCCCCGCCGCCATCATTTCGGTGGATACTTTTAGGCACAAAGTCGCCGAAGCTGCCTTCTCAGAAGGAGCAGATATCATTAACGATATTTCCGGTGGCGAACTGGACAAAAAGATGATCCCCACCGTCGGAAAACTAAACATTCCCTACATCTGCATGCATATGCGTGGAAATCCTGAAACCATGCAGGACAAAACGGAGTATAATAACATAGAAAAGGATATTTTATTATTTTTTAACGAAAAATTGAACCAATGTTATAAAGCTGGCATTAAAGATGTAATAATTGACCCAGGGTTTGGTTTTGCCAAAACTTTGGTACAAAACTATAGGATTCTTAAAAATTTATCTTATTTTAAGACTATAAAAAACCCTATATTAGCTGGTGTCTCCAGAAAATCTATGATTTACAAAACTTTGGGCGTATCGCCCGAGGAGGCACTTAATGGAACAACGGCCCTCAATATGGCTGCGCTCCTTAACGGAGCAAAAATATTAAGAGTACACGACGTAAAAGAAGCTACTGAAACCGTAAAATTATATAAACAACTTTACCCTTGAATCTACTTTTCAAAATAGGATTTTTAGACATTTCCATCGTCAATATTATAGACATCACCTTGGTGAGTATCCTGATTTACCAGGTCTATAAATTGATGCGAGGCAGTGTGGCCATAAAAATCTTTTTGGGGTTCTTGTCCATTTACTTGGTTTATTTGGTGGTCAATGCTGCCAGAATGGAGCTCCTTTCCAGTATTTTGGGTCAGTTTATGGGCGTGGGTGTTATCGCGGCGATCATCCTTTTTGCACCTGAAATCCGAAAGTTCCTTTTAATTATCGGCAGAAGTTCTATCCTCTCCAATGAAAATGTCCTCCAAGAGCTCCTTTTTTGGAGAAAAAAGGAAACCAATGCATTTAACATCACCCCCATCATCGATGCCTGCAAATCGCTTTCTGGCACCAGTACCGGTGCGCTGATAGTTGTTTCACGAAATACAGAATTGAAATTTTACGCAGAAAGTGGTGACCTGATCGATGCTATTGTATCAAAAAGGTTATTGATCAGTATTTTCAACAAGTACAGCCCCTTGCATGACGGGGCGGTCATCCTATATAATGGCAAAGTAAAAGCAGCCAGGTGTATCCTGCCGGTTACGGAAAAAGAGGTTCCGGCCAAGTTTGGCCTTCGTCACCGTGCGGCGATCGGCATGTCCGAAGCAACAGACACTTTGGTACTGATCGTTTCGGAAGAAACCGGCCAGGTTTCCATGGCCAAAAACGGCAATATCCTGCACAATCTTTCTTTCCAAGAGATTCGTGAGATGCTCAACAACTACCTTACAGGGGTGGATATTGACGATAAATTTGAAATGATCAGTTCTTTTGAAAGCAGGAAGTTAAAGTCCCGCCCTGCTGAGGCGTAAGGTGGATATTTCACTCATGCCGCGACTTAGGGCCACGGCATGAATGAAACCAGTCCGGCTAAGGCGGACCAACCTTTACCTCAAATCACCCCAAGTTCCTTCCCTACTTCCGTAAAGGCTTTAATTGCCGTATCCAAATGTCCTCGATCATGGGCGGCTGATATCTGCACGCGGATCCTGGCTTGGCCTTTTGGCACCACTGGGTAATAAAAACCTATCACATACACGCCCCGCTCAAGGAGCTTCTCGGCCATCTGCTGGGAAAGCACCGCATCATACAGCATTATTGGAACGATCGGATGGACACCAGGCTTGATATCAAAACCGGCTTCAGTCATTTTCTCCCTGAAATAAGTGGTGTTTTCTTCCAATTTGTCCCGGAGTTCGGTCGTTTCCGAAAGTAAATCAAAAACAGCGATAGAAGCTCCCGTAATGGCAGGCGCAAGGGTATTGGAGAAAAGATAAGGCCGCGAACGCTGACGTAGAATGTCTATGATTTCCTTTCTGCCCGAGGTAAATCCTCCTGAGGCACCTCCAAGTGCTTTCCCTAATGTACCGGTAATAATATCCATTTTGCCCATCACCCCTTTCAGCTCATGTACACCGCGTCCTGTTTTACCGATGAATCCAGTCGAATGGCACTCATCGGACATCACCAGCGCATCATACTTCTCGGCCAGGGCGACGATCTTATCCATCTGGGCAATGGTACCATCCATGGAAAAGGCCCCATCTGTCACGATAATTTTTTGCTTTGCCCCTTTTTCATTGGCATCCTTCAACTGGACTTCCAAGTCCTCCATATCATTGTGCTTGAAACGGAATCTCATTGCTTTACAAAGCCGTACACCGTCAATGATGGAAGCATGGTTCAAGGCGTCGGAGATAATGGCATCCTCAGGCCCTAAAATAGGCTCAAAAACACCCCCATTGGCATCAAAAGCCGCCGCATATAGGATCGTATCTTCGGTACCCAAAAACTCACTAATCTTCTTCTCCAGCTCTTTGTGGATATCCTGCGTGCCACAGATAAACCTCACTGAAGACATCCCATAGCCATGGCTATCTATTGCTTTCTTAGCGGCTTCTATCACCTTGGGATGACTGGAAAGCCCCAAGTAATTATTAGCGCAAAAATTCAGCACCTTCTTCCCATCCCCGGTGGTGATTTCTGCTCCCTGTGGAGAAGTAATCACCCGTTCTGACTTATACAGCCCCAAATTACTTATTTCTTTCAGTTCCTTTTCTAATTTTGGTTTTAAACTTTCGTACATGATATATTTGGATTTTATTTCGTATTATTGTAATTGAAAAACTTTCATATAAAAGTAGTTTAAAATATTTACAATCGGTAAAATTGAATTTATTAATTTTGCGTAAACTCGTATTGTATATTAGGCCACGTTATGAGAGCCAAAAATGCGTGAAAATCAATTTCTGACCGTAGAAGAAAGGTTAACGCATATTTCGAGTTAATATAAACCCTAAACGTAAAAAAGCCCTTGTTCATTCATGACAAGGCTCATAGAGATTATGGAAACAATTCTTATCACTGGAGCTGCAGGTCAACTGGGTTCCGAACTTACCTTGGCTCTCGCCCACATGTACGGGGGTGACCGTATCATAGCCACGGACATCAACGAAGCCTCAGCTCATAAGTTTGACTATTGCCGCTTTATGCCCCTGGACGTAATGGACAATCAAAAAATAGCTGAGATAGTAAAAACCGAAAAGGTTACCCAGATCTATCACCTTGCAGCCATCCTTTCAGCCACCAGTGAAAAGAATCCGATTTTTGCCTGGAACCTAAACATGGAAAGCCTCCTTTCCATTTTGGAAATAGCCAGGGAACAAAAGCTTAACAAAATCTATTGGCCTTCCTCCATCGCAGTTTTTGGCCCCAATACACCTATGCAAGACACCCCTCAGGACTGTGTGATGGATCCAAACACGGTTTATGGCATTTCCAAACAAGCCGGGGAAAGATGGTGCGCTTATTATTATGAAAAATACGGTGTGGATGTAAGGAGCTTACGTTATCCTGGTCTGATCGGCTACAAGTCCATGCCTGGTGGCGGCACCACAGACTACGCTGTAGATATCTTTCACAAGGCCATTGAAGGCGAGGACTTTGAGTGTTTCCTGAACGAGGACACCTATCTGCCCATGATGTATATGGATGATGCCATCAAGGCTACCCTGGACCTGATGCACGCCCCTTCCGCGCAAATAAAAGTACGTTCCAGCTATAACCTTGGCGGTATCAGTTTTTCTCCCAAAGAAATTTATGCATGCATCAAACAGCATTATCCAAATTTCAACATCACCTTCAAGCCTGATTTCAGGCAACAAATTGCAGATACCTGGCCAGACAGCATCGACGACAGCGCTGCCAAAAATGACTGGGGATGGAAACATTCTTACGGTTTGGAAGAAATGACTAAGGATATTTTAGCTAACTTACCGGCCTATTTGGTACACCTAAAATAGAATTTGAATGAAAAAACTACTGCCATATGTCCTTTTGATGGGATTTACTTTTGCATGCGACAAGCCGGCAGAAGAGACCGCAAACGAAGAGATGACCACAGAGCATACCTCAGAACCAGCAGACAAAATTCTTCAACAGAAGGGGTCTACCTGGTTCACCTATGAGGGCACTGTACCTTGTGAGGATTGCAGCGGTATCAAGATGACATTGCGATTAGAAAACCGGGCCGAAAAGGATACAAGAGAATACAAGCTTACCCAAGTCTATCTGGACACTCCAGATGGCAATAGAACCTTTGAATCCTCAGGTGTTTATGAAGTTTCTTATGGGATGGAAGGGAATCCCGGAGCCATGGTCATCACCTTGCTGGACGGTCAGGAAAATCCCGTCAAACATTTTCTTCAGGAAAAGGACAGTGATAAGTTCATTATGCTTGACATCAACAAAAAGAAAATAAAATCCGATCTTAATTATTCGTTGATCATAAAATAAAGAGACTGTCCCATAAGCAGTCTTTTCGATCCTCCTTGGACACAAAAAAGGAGGAATCTCACATCACACTTGTAAATGCGCATTTGAGATTCCTTCCCAATGTATCGGGGTCGGAATGGCAATGAGCCAGGCTTTTATTTTTTATCCAATATCTTCTCCTTCTGAAAACCCAAAAGCACATCACCATCAGGATAAACCATCACAGGCCTTTTGATCATACTGCTATTGGCCACCAATACGGGGATCGCTGTACTAGCCTCATCCATCCCGTCTTTTTCTTCCTCAGATAGTTTTCTGTAAGTGGTTCCCCTTTTATTGACCAATTGCGCAAGTGGCACCTTTTCCAAAAAAACCTCCAAAAGCTTGGCCGTCGGAGGCGTCTTTTTATAATCCACAAATTCGTAGGCGACCCCTTCTTCTTCCAGTAATTTAAAGGTCTTTTTCATGGTATCACAGTTCTTGATACCGTACACAGCAAGTTTAGCACCCATAATTCAAATTATACTATTTCATTAAGTGAGGCTTCATTGGCTTCGAGGATATGAGCTACATGCTCATCTGTCAAAGCAGCACTCAAAAAGAGACTTTCAAATTGGGATGGTGGCAAGTATACACCTCGCTTCAACATGGCCTGGAAATATTTCCCGAATAATGCAGTATCAGCTGTTTTTGCTGTCTCAAAATCCACCACTTTCTCGGATGTAAAAAACAAACTGTACATACTTCCAAGATGCGTCATGGTATAGTCCAGGCCCATTTTGTCAAGAGTACCTTTTACACCAGCCACCAGCCTGCTCCCTGTTTGGTCAAGTTTCTTGTACACTTCCGGATGCTGAGAGAGATAATCCAGCATGGCCATTCCCGCAGCCGTGGCGATGGGGTTTCCAGACAAGGTACCCGCTTGATAAACGGGCCCAACAGGCGAAACAAAATCCATGATTTCCTTCTTTCCTCCATATGCGCCCACAGGCATGCCGCCACCGATGATTTTACCCATGGTAGTCAAATCCGGTGTAACACCAAACACTTCTTGGGCGCCTCCAGGAGCAAGACGAAAACCGGTCATTACTTCATCGAAAATCAGAACAATACCTTCCTCATCACATAACTTTCTAAGGCCTTGCAGAAAGCCTTCTTCTGGCAATACCAATCCCATATTCCCCGGCACAGGCTCTAAAATAATCGCAGCCACTTCATCCCTATTCGCCTCCACCACTTCCTTCACGGCATTCAGATCATTATATGGAGCCAATAGGGTATCCTTTGCGGTGCCCTTGGTTACCCCTGGAGAATTAGGGGCTCCCATCGTAATCGCTCCTGATCCAGCAGCAATCAAGAATGAATCGCCATGACCATGGTAATTTCCTTCAAATTTGATAAACTTATCACGGCCGGTATATCCCCTGGCGAGCCTTACTGCAGACATGGTGGCTTCGGTCCCGGAGTTGACCATCCTTACTTTTTCTACAGAAGGGACCATCTTACAGATCAATTCAGCGATATCGATTTCTTTTGCCGTAGGTGCGCCAAATGACGTTCCATTTTCAACAGCCTTGATGATCGCCTCATTTATTGCTGGATGGTTATGCCCCAAAATCATCGGCCCCCAGCTATTGATCAGCTCAATGTAGCGGTTATCATCCTCGTCATAGAGATAGGCTCCTTCCGCCTTTTTGATGAACAGGGGATCTCCACCTACAGCCTTAAAAGCCCTCACTGGTGAGTTTACACCTCCTGGTATGAAATTTTGAGCATTAAAAAAAAGCGACTTACTATTTTGGATATTCATTAAAACGTGTTATTTTATTTCCTTAATTTCACCTTCATTAAGTTTCAGTACAGGTACATACCGATTGGATTGGCTCCCATTAAAGTCCAGTCCAAAACCAAGATCAGATTGGACTGCACCTTGTCTATTGAGATTTTTTCTAAAATCAAATCCGGCAGTGGCATTGACCGAGCCTGCCACCCACTTCATCAGCTCGAAGCCAATGTAAGCATTGGAGCCAGGATAGGTGCTGTATTTTTCAAAAAAACGAAACCTGAAATCTTCTGTTTGCGACTTACTAAAGTCCACCGTATTGTTTCCGATATAATTCAGGTCATTGCCTTCCAGCATTTCAAAATTGGCAAAATTAAAATACAGCCAACTGTCCATCACAAAAATAGGAACACTGGTACTGAGAGATTCCAACAGAGACAAGGTAGGTGAGGCGATATAAGGATCATCTGAGAATATGACGATTTGGTCAGCACGCGCGGTCATGCCCGGCTTTAGCCCTACATTGGACAAAAAGTCCCGAATGTTGCTAGCCCCTACTTTCTCATTGAATACAATGCGATACCCTCGTTTAGAGGCCTCTTCAGCCAACTGACGTGCCATCAACTCATCCCGCGAGGAACCCGAGTAGGCAATTGCTATCCGGTTTCCGGCCACATGCTTTCTGCCATAGTTCAATAACTTGTCAACAATCACTTCGGTAGAAGGCCTGAAAAGATAGGCATAATCGGTATCACCAAACGTCTCCTTGATATTGGAAAGCGGATTGATGAATGGAATTTTATGACGGTCTGCAAAATTGGCCACCAACGCTGTTTCTTCAGGATAAATAGGCCCTATAATAATATCCGCCTTGTTGAAAAACGGATCGGACAGAATTTTTTGTACTACGGCATTTTTTCTTTCCGTGTCAAAAGTCTTTACATTGATGTCCATTCCTTTGCTCTTGGCATCCTTAATGGCCATGTCCAAACCTTGATAAAGCTCAAAAACAAAGTTCCCCCCGTCCAGGCTCCTAACACCTGAACCACCTTGATAGTTAAACGGAAGCACAATGGCTACATCCAACGTATTGTTTTTAATCCTATCCAATACCCGTCCATCTCCTTCTTTTCCGGCCAGGTTCATATCGTTCAGTTCTGCCAACAGTTTCTTCTCATTGGAAGAAAGTACCGATTGTTGTAGTAATTTCTCTTTCAAGGCCAGGCTGTATCCTTTGTTTTCTTTAAAAGAAGCATAATGCGCCACCAGCAAACTTACGGTCACGCTATTACTGCAATAATCATAACTGGCCCGATAGCTTTCCTCTTTGATTGCTTCGCCATCGATTTTCCCCATAGCCTTCAGTCCGTCATAGGCTTGGTTCAGTGAAAAATTGGTAGTCCCCAATAAGTACAAGGCCTCATCTTCTTTCTCCCAGTTGTAATCGGTCACCAGCTGCTCCAAGGTCACTTTGGCAAGCTGGTACTGTTGGTTTTTATTGGCTGCCCTTGCAAAATGATAGTGGGCATATAAGGCCAGCTTTCCATAATTATTATAATCCAAATAAGGCCTCAGCTGCTCCATCGCCTCCTCTGGACTTCCGCTGTCAATCAATCTCACGGCAGAGCTGTAGCCTGTCCCTGTCTGCTGGGCCAGCACTGGACTGCCCAACAATATGACAAGCAATAAAAATATGTTTATCTTTCTCATGGGTAAATTTTACTTACAATCATTTTGAAGACACTGGCTGCCCTGTCCAAAATAGCAGGTAGTTCATTTTGAATGATGTGAAACTGAGCAGCCTCTAAACAACCAGTGTCCGTCCACGGTTAAACTCAAATTCTATACCTTATTTAAGACGGATTACGAATTTAATTGATTTTGAAACAAAACCACATAAAAAAAGCCTGATTTACATCAGGCTTTTGCTTTATTCCCATTCAATGGTCGCAGGCGGCTTAGAGCTGATGTCATACACCACTCGATTGACCCCTTTTACCTTATTGATAATTTCATTGGATATTTTTCCCAAAAACTCGTACGGCAAATGCACCCAGTCAGCGGTCATGCCATCCACAGACGTCACCGCCCTCAGCGCTATCACTTGTTCATAGGTCCGCTCATCTCCCATCACACCTACAGACTGAACAGGAAGCAAAATCGCACCTGCCTGCCACACGCTATCATAGAGCTTATCGTCTTTAAGGCCTTGGATGAAGATATGATCGACCTCTTGCAGAATGGCCACTTTCGCTGGGGTAATGTCTCCCAAAATCCGAATAGCCAGTCCTGGCCCAGGAAATGGATGCCTCCCAATGATATTCTCAGGAATCTGCAGTGCACGCCCCACTTCCCTTACTCCATCCTTAAACAGGGTATTGAGTGGCTCCACCACCTTCAATTTCATAAAATCCGGCAAACCACCTACATTATGGTGCGACTTGATCGTGGCAGAAGGCCCATTTACAGAAACAGATTCAATGACATCAGGATAGATCGTTCCCTGACCAAGCCATTTTACTCCTTGGATTTTATGCGCCTCATCGTCAAAGACTTCGATAAAAGTATTCCCGATCGCCTTTCGTTTATCTTCAGGATCACTCTTTCCAGCCAAAGCATCATAAAAACGCTGCTTGGCATCCACCCCGATCACATTCAGACCAAGGTACTTATAGGAATCGAGCACTTCTTCGTATTCATTTTTTCGCAACAGGCCATTGTCCACAAATACACAGGTCAGGTTATCCCCTATCGCCCTGTGGATCAGCGTCGCGGCCACAGAAGAATCCACTCCTCCTGACAGGCCCATGACCACTTTATCCCCCCCGATCTTCTCCTTCAATTCATCAATGGTCGCATCGATAAACACATCAGAAGTCCAATCCTGACTGCACCCACAAATCTGCACGACAAAATTTCTCAGCACGTTTTTGCCCTCCTCAGAATGCGTTACTTCCGGGTGAAACTGGATACCAAATGTCTGCTCATTTGGCACCTTAAATGCAGCCACCTTCACCGAAGCAGTACTGGAAATTATCTCCCAGCCATCCGGGAGGTCCTTGATCGTATCACCATGGGACATCCACACTTGGGAGCCATGCGAGACCTCATGAAACAAATCATTGTGCTTGTCGATAAAATTCAGGTTGGCCCGGCCGTATTCCCTGATTTCAGAAGGCGCCACATTGCCGCCATACTTTTGGGCGAGCAATTGGGATCCATAGCAAACACCCAAAAGGGGCAATTTACCTCTGAACTGCTCAAGGTCTATATCTGGAGAGCCTTCATCCCTAACCGAGCAGGGGCTGCCCGATAGGATCACACCTTTTATATCGGAGGTGATTTCCGGGATGTTGTTATAGGGGTGGATTTCACAGTACACATCGAGTTCTCTTACTCTTCTGGCAATAAGCTGTGTGTACTGGGATCCAAAATCTAGGATAAGTATCTGTTCTGCCATGCGCAAAGGTAATCACACTTCCATTAACGGAAAAGCCGGAACTGAAAATTTCGAAATTTTATTTGGAAAAAAAATGTCACCCTTTGCTTTCGCTCAGGGTGACATTCCGATCTTCTATGGTAATCTAAAAGATTTACAGTCTAACTATTTGTGGTTATATTCTCACACCGGTATTTCCTCCCCCTTCAAGGGTAATGCTTACAGGCTTGTTGGTTTTCCAAGAACCTCCTGTAAAGTCCGGCACATCGATGGAAGTGGCCCTATTGGCCACAGACCATTCGGACAGTGGTGAGATCGCACTCCAAAGCGCAGCGTCATACACATCCTGATCCAGGGGAAGGCCATTTCTCAGGCAATCCACCAGTCTCCAGGTCATCATAAAGTCCATGCCACCATGACCACCGATCTTTTTGGCCATTTCACCCACTTTTTTGGTGATTTCTGGCGTATATTTTTCTTCCAGTTCAGTCATCTGCTCATCCGAAAACCAGCGGTGTCCTGTTGCCACACCTTGCTTAGGCCATTTTCTGGCGATGCCTTTGGTACCGCTGACCAAGTGAATTCTTGAATATGGCCTTGGAGAAGTCACATCGTGCTGGATCATGATGGACTTGCCTTTCTTGGTTTTCACCATGGTCGTATTCAGGTTGCCACGGAACTGCATATTGGCATATGAGGCAAAGAAATCATCATCCTCTGCCAGTTCCTGGGCGTGCTTCTGCATCATGAAATCATTGCTGGACAAGGAGGTCAGGTAATCCATCTGGTCACCCCTGTTGATGTCCATGACTTGGCAGATTGGACCTAAGCCGTGTGTCGCATAGAGGTTGCCGTTTCTGTGGGCGTTTTCCTTAAGCCTCCACATGTCCTCATAGCCACCTTCTTTCTTAAAGTTTAGCCCCAGCAGATCATGCAGATAAGCACCTTCTCCGTGGATCACATCCCCAAAGAAGCCGTCCCTGGCCATATTGAGCGTCATCATTTCGAAGAAATCATAGCAGCAATTCTCCATCATCATGCAGTGCTTCTTGGTACGCTCGGAGGTCTCCACCAGCTCCCAGCATTCCTCTAGCGTCTTGGCAGCAGGCACCTCGATGGCCACGTGCTTGTCAGACTCCATTGCATGCACGGCCATTGGCACGTGCCACTCCCAAGGCGTTAGTATAAACACAATATCCAGGTCATCACGATCCACCAGCTTTTTCCAAGCATAGGCCGACCCAGAATAGGTATCCGGATCATGCGGGGAATCCTTCAGCATTTCCTTCACCTTGTCCACTTTCTCGGGAACCAGGTCACAGATTGCTTTGATCTCTACGCCTTTTATCTTACTCATTCGTTCCACATGTCCAGGACCTCGCATGCCCAAGCCTATAAAGCCAGCCCGTACCGTATCCAACTTAGGAGCACCGTAACCCGACATGTTAAATCGTTGGTTATTTTTTCTTTTGCTCTGTCTTAATACTTCGTCCAACTGTGGCTGGGTAAACCCGCTCATACCAGCTCCTACCAACCCCATACCTGCAAGCCCGGAAAGCTTAAGAAAATCTCTTCTATTATTGCTCATAATGATGACTTTTATGGTTAGTGTAATTATTAATTTTCCAAAACAGCTTTGTTCCGGTCGTCATTCAAAACCGTAAACCCTGGCCGCATTGGTATAGAATAGTTTTTGTAAAACTCCTTTAGGTAAATTAAGTCCGCGGAATTTACCGGAAAACTCAGGTGCCTCCAGCTCCTTGTCGGTTGCGAAGAAGTCCCAGTGAAAATTCCACAAATGTTCAAATCGATCCGCCACTCCCTGATCGCCAAAAGAACCATCGTCGATCACATCCGTACCGTACATGATCCTATCCTGGTACTTGATCATAAACGCCCGTACATCCTCCCGGCGTTCTTTGGCCTGTAACTGTAAATGGCAAACCCTCTCGGCCACATCGGTCAAAAGATTAGGATACTTATCCAGCCTTGTGGCCACTTGGTCTATGCTCCATTCCATGCTCAGCAAGTGCAAGCCTACAAATTGAAGATTTGGATGGCGCTCCAACATCCTGTCCCTTGCCTCCATTTGCGCTTGATATGAAGGGTATTCCGGATGTAGGAACATATGGTATTCAGGATGGCCACTAAAATAATTCCGGTCCGAGTCCACCGTCATTTCTTCCAAAGGAAGCCAGCAGTTTTTTGGCTCCCCCTGATGGCCAATCAACAGGATGTGATTTTTCTCAAGATAATCCAAGATAGGCGCGACCCGCTCATCATCTATCATGATAAACTGACCTTGGCTGTCTTTTAGATCCATCCCAATATTCTTCCAAATCTTCACCCCGGAAGCTCCCTTCTCCAAGCCCCGCTTTATTTGTTCGATGGCCCTCGTGGCCCAGCCCTCCTCATTTATCCCTTCTGTAGAAAATGAGGTGACAAATCTAATCCGGTTTGGGTATTGGCTGTCCAGTTGTTTGAGTACCTCTTGTTGGCCCTCGATGGAATCAAAAAAAGGTATCTCTGTATTGATCGAAAGAAAGGAAGCGCCATACTCAAGGGCTTTTTCCATTTTTTCGATGGAATGTGTATTTAAATGTACGTGTGCGTCTATAAAAGGACGAATCATTTATTTATCGTTTTTCATGATATCCAACTTATAACTCACCAAATCAGTCACTTCTTTGGTGGCTTTCGGGAAGACCTTCCGCAAGTCGATTTCTTCATTTTCAAGCAGCAGTTGCTGCAAGGTCTTCATGAAAATATTTTTGATTTCAGTCGCCAGGTTCACTTTGCAGATGCCTCGGGTGATGGCTTTCCGTAACTGTTCCTCAGAAACTCCTGAGCTACCATGAAGGACCAAGGTCGCCTCTGTGGCCGCTGCTATTTCACTTAATAGATCAAATTGCAATTTAGGCTCTTGTTTATAAAAGCCATGTGCCGTACCAATGGAAATCGCCAGTGCATCCACCCCGGTTTGCTCGACGAAGGTTTTGGCCTCCTCGGCTGTTGTAAACCCTTGGTGCTCGTGAGACTGACCCAGTTTGGCCACATACCCCAGCTCAGCTTCCACGTTTGCACCGTATTTATGTGCTCTCTTTACCACTTCCTGGGTGATTTTCACATTTTCATTAAAAGGCAACTCACTACCGTCAATCATCACCGAGTCAAATCCGGCATCCAAGCAAGCCTGTACCAGCTCGACACTGCCACCATGATCCAAATGGATCCAGCCTTCTACTCCATACTCCTTCAGTGCTGCACGCCCCATGGCGACTGCCGTATTAAGCCCCATATAGTCTATCGAACTCTTGGTCAATTGTAAAATCACGGGCTCGTCCAAGGTGGACGCAGCCTTCATGACACCCTGTAGTGTTTCCAGGTTATAGAAATTGGTGGCCAATAACCCACGTTTTTGGGCTGTAAATCCCTGTAATTTATGCTTTAACTTCATGACAATGATTAGATTTTTTGATTAAACTGGGACTTTGCCCGTTCTTTTACTGCCGCCAGGGATTTAAAAGCCCCCGTTCCTCCTGCTGCGGTGGTGTTCAGAGC from Echinicola soli encodes the following:
- a CDS encoding ABC transporter substrate-binding protein, which produces MRKINIFLLLVILLGSPVLAQQTGTGYSSAVRLIDSGSPEEAMEQLRPYLDYNNYGKLALYAHYHFARAANKNQQYQLAKVTLEQLVTDYNWEKEDEALYLLGTTNFSLNQAYDGLKAMGKIDGEAIKEESYRASYDYCSNSVTVSLLVAHYASFKENKGYSLALKEKLLQQSVLSSNEKKLLAELNDMNLAGKEGDGRVLDRIKNNTLDVAIVLPFNYQGGSGVRSLDGGNFVFELYQGLDMAIKDAKSKGMDINVKTFDTERKNAVVQKILSDPFFNKADIIIGPIYPEETALVANFADRHKIPFINPLSNIKETFGDTDYAYLFRPSTEVIVDKLLNYGRKHVAGNRIAIAYSGSSRDELMARQLAEEASKRGYRIVFNEKVGASNIRDFLSNVGLKPGMTARADQIVIFSDDPYIASPTLSLLESLSTSVPIFVMDSWLYFNFANFEMLEGNDLNYIGNNTVDFSKSQTEDFRFRFFEKYSTYPGSNAYIGFELMKWVAGSVNATAGFDFRKNLNRQGAVQSDLGFGLDFNGSQSNRYVPVLKLNEGEIKEIK
- the hemL gene encoding glutamate-1-semialdehyde 2,1-aminomutase, producing MNIQNSKSLFFNAQNFIPGGVNSPVRAFKAVGGDPLFIKKAEGAYLYDEDDNRYIELINSWGPMILGHNHPAINEAIIKAVENGTSFGAPTAKEIDIAELICKMVPSVEKVRMVNSGTEATMSAVRLARGYTGRDKFIKFEGNYHGHGDSFLIAAGSGAITMGAPNSPGVTKGTAKDTLLAPYNDLNAVKEVVEANRDEVAAIILEPVPGNMGLVLPEEGFLQGLRKLCDEEGIVLIFDEVMTGFRLAPGGAQEVFGVTPDLTTMGKIIGGGMPVGAYGGKKEIMDFVSPVGPVYQAGTLSGNPIATAAGMAMLDYLSQHPEVYKKLDQTGSRLVAGVKGTLDKMGLDYTMTHLGSMYSLFFTSEKVVDFETAKTADTALFGKYFQAMLKRGVYLPPSQFESLFLSAALTDEHVAHILEANEASLNEIV
- a CDS encoding Gfo/Idh/MocA family protein, with translation MSNNRRDFLKLSGLAGMGLVGAGMSGFTQPQLDEVLRQSKRKNNQRFNMSGYGAPKLDTVRAGFIGLGMRGPGHVERMSKIKGVEIKAICDLVPEKVDKVKEMLKDSPHDPDTYSGSAYAWKKLVDRDDLDIVFILTPWEWHVPMAVHAMESDKHVAIEVPAAKTLEECWELVETSERTKKHCMMMENCCYDFFEMMTLNMARDGFFGDVIHGEGAYLHDLLGLNFKKEGGYEDMWRLKENAHRNGNLYATHGLGPICQVMDINRGDQMDYLTSLSSNDFMMQKHAQELAEDDDFFASYANMQFRGNLNTTMVKTKKGKSIMIQHDVTSPRPYSRIHLVSGTKGIARKWPKQGVATGHRWFSDEQMTELEEKYTPEITKKVGEMAKKIGGHGGMDFMMTWRLVDCLRNGLPLDQDVYDAALWSAISPLSEWSVANRATSIDVPDFTGGSWKTNKPVSITLEGGGNTGVRI
- the guaA gene encoding glutamine-hydrolyzing GMP synthase, translated to MAEQILILDFGSQYTQLIARRVRELDVYCEIHPYNNIPEITSDIKGVILSGSPCSVRDEGSPDIDLEQFRGKLPLLGVCYGSQLLAQKYGGNVAPSEIREYGRANLNFIDKHNDLFHEVSHGSQVWMSHGDTIKDLPDGWEIISSTASVKVAAFKVPNEQTFGIQFHPEVTHSEEGKNVLRNFVVQICGCSQDWTSDVFIDATIDELKEKIGGDKVVMGLSGGVDSSVAATLIHRAIGDNLTCVFVDNGLLRKNEYEEVLDSYKYLGLNVIGVDAKQRFYDALAGKSDPEDKRKAIGNTFIEVFDDEAHKIQGVKWLGQGTIYPDVIESVSVNGPSATIKSHHNVGGLPDFMKLKVVEPLNTLFKDGVREVGRALQIPENIIGRHPFPGPGLAIRILGDITPAKVAILQEVDHIFIQGLKDDKLYDSVWQAGAILLPVQSVGVMGDERTYEQVIALRAVTSVDGMTADWVHLPYEFLGKISNEIINKVKGVNRVVYDISSKPPATIEWE